A portion of the Brevundimonas pondensis genome contains these proteins:
- a CDS encoding recombinase family protein — protein MEDAPGETGRPAAQYLRMSTDRQDVSLEFQARAIATWAKSHGFHIVQTFTDHGISGVTLEKRDALKELLRIVLDGHPGFSAILVYDVSRWGRFQNPDQAAHYEFMCQEAGVDVEYCAESFRNDGTAMSGLIKHVKRTMAAEFSRENSQRISRAKMVLRERNFWTGGQGGYGYRRAIVDADGSVIHVCDDGERFERPGCHTRLVLGPIHEVEVVRRIFASYLNLGESYTTVARTLNLEGLAFKDGGLWTVGRVRGVLNNPKYCGRLSLGRTRQRLGEPRQSVDPKHWVKSSACPPIVSTGLYDRVQAKIRWCSEQPSRADLIRELQRVAAECGTLSEKAIFEKSIYGLETFRDAFGGMLKAYKACGYIQTPKQAMYSDRIVAAQKNRPTEKFSIPELLDMLRMLWKRHGRLSMSLVNISPDLPHSSTYTRRFGSIATAYVAIGYTPSEQQLKVSKVRNGPGKRSRAFGRRRGMKNGVPRTGV, from the coding sequence ATGGAAGACGCACCAGGGGAAACTGGCCGACCGGCCGCCCAGTACCTGCGTATGTCGACGGACAGGCAGGATGTCTCGCTCGAGTTCCAGGCGCGAGCTATAGCCACCTGGGCCAAGTCTCACGGGTTCCACATCGTGCAGACCTTCACGGACCACGGAATCAGCGGGGTCACCCTGGAAAAGCGGGACGCGCTGAAGGAACTCCTGCGGATCGTGCTGGATGGCCATCCCGGTTTCAGTGCGATCCTTGTCTACGACGTCAGTCGATGGGGACGTTTCCAGAACCCCGATCAAGCGGCCCACTATGAGTTCATGTGCCAGGAGGCGGGCGTCGATGTTGAGTACTGCGCCGAGTCGTTCAGGAATGACGGGACCGCCATGTCGGGACTCATCAAGCACGTCAAACGGACGATGGCTGCTGAGTTCAGTCGTGAGAACAGTCAGCGCATCTCACGAGCCAAGATGGTCCTGCGCGAGCGCAACTTCTGGACCGGCGGTCAGGGTGGCTACGGTTACCGGCGTGCAATCGTTGACGCTGATGGATCAGTCATTCACGTCTGCGACGACGGCGAGAGGTTCGAGAGGCCCGGCTGCCACACCCGACTTGTGCTCGGCCCCATCCACGAAGTGGAGGTCGTCCGACGAATCTTTGCGAGTTATCTCAATCTTGGCGAGAGCTACACCACTGTCGCCAGGACCCTGAACTTAGAAGGATTAGCCTTCAAGGATGGCGGTCTATGGACGGTCGGTCGTGTCCGCGGAGTCCTGAACAATCCCAAATACTGTGGCCGGCTTTCCCTTGGGCGGACGAGACAACGCCTTGGTGAACCGCGCCAGTCGGTCGATCCGAAGCATTGGGTCAAAAGCTCCGCCTGTCCGCCGATCGTTTCGACCGGCCTTTACGACCGGGTCCAGGCGAAAATTCGATGGTGCTCAGAGCAGCCCTCGCGGGCTGACCTCATTCGAGAACTGCAGCGCGTCGCCGCCGAGTGCGGCACGCTCTCCGAGAAGGCGATTTTCGAGAAGAGCATCTACGGCCTCGAGACCTTCCGGGACGCGTTCGGCGGCATGCTCAAGGCCTACAAGGCCTGCGGCTATATCCAGACACCCAAGCAGGCGATGTATTCGGATCGGATCGTCGCCGCGCAGAAGAATCGCCCAACGGAAAAGTTCTCCATCCCTGAGCTCCTGGACATGCTGCGCATGCTTTGGAAACGGCATGGTCGGCTCAGCATGAGTCTTGTGAACATCTCGCCGGACCTGCCGCACTCTTCGACCTACACTCGCCGGTTCGGGTCAATTGCTACAGCCTACGTGGCCATCGGCTACACGCCGTCTGAGCAGCAATTGAAGGTCTCCAAAGTGCGCAACGGACCTGGCAAGCGTTCCAGAGCCTTCGGCCGCCGACGCGGAATGAAAAACGGCGTCCCGCGAACCGGTGTCTGA
- a CDS encoding S9 family peptidase, whose translation MRRPLLALVLATSAAWPASAQTQRPFSIDDLLRHEDIGTTRISPDGAWVAIEHQRPYDQAGSYDLSTMTNAMLTDLELYRVEQDQAPIRLAAPSHEAGHLTGPFSPDGARMAVFRVTADDLQLGVLTLATGETVWLPFTPELSQFGQTVAWRSPTELVFIARPRHDPPVAMRVGFKVQQRVERLWRTAASGHGTSAVYIPSGQARQSRTRAEPSTLVVLDVPTGTPRRLARGEWFDLRLSPDGRQAALLEDAEDLQPRPDRPVRVGDPIRRRRLNLVALESGAVRDPLPEQDLAMYLMTWSSASNDLIVFGRPLGGDFDEDGRFWTVSPNGRARPLELGPLAPWVQRTWDGVAIPLASWDGDQPIIQARTADGARVWARPRSTSSPHIPVKEPSERIVDISGRAAIQRADGVYRFAPDGALLARGQLRDQGQTADMGNPVRWNPSPRDMGARTLIDQACLSRLARPAPACLTPMEQDETILAASPNADFLVTRRTQQGGSEVRLRTAEGVKPLVALNKDWPDIDWGRVVPVPHPGLNGEPLTSWLLLPPESAPGARPPVVVEVYPGTAPRSAPSALLPGGTRLQNNPGVIAAAGYAVLIVSLPLAPGENRPAAKIADRILVAVDAAGDLGLVDPRRIALIGHSFGGYGVLSAVAQSDRFSAVIASNGYPDLSLSMQLPPFFRVAPEEGVPVGQMVGWGETGQASIGDFATSPGAYVEASPLYQAEAIRTPALLIESDLDTQRMSTLFSALYRRDREAGLVTYFGEGHTYASPGNLRDLHARILDWLTRYLGPP comes from the coding sequence ATGCGGCGTCCTCTTCTTGCTCTTGTCCTGGCGACATCCGCCGCCTGGCCGGCTTCTGCCCAGACACAGCGCCCCTTCTCGATCGACGACCTGCTCCGTCACGAGGACATCGGGACGACACGGATCAGCCCTGACGGCGCATGGGTCGCGATCGAGCACCAGCGTCCTTATGACCAGGCCGGATCCTATGATCTGTCCACCATGACCAACGCCATGCTCACCGACCTGGAGCTGTATCGCGTCGAGCAGGATCAGGCGCCGATCCGCCTTGCCGCGCCCAGTCACGAGGCCGGCCATTTGACGGGCCCCTTCTCGCCTGACGGCGCCCGCATGGCGGTCTTCCGTGTGACGGCCGACGACCTGCAGCTCGGCGTCCTCACCCTGGCGACCGGCGAGACAGTCTGGCTTCCTTTCACGCCGGAGCTGTCCCAGTTCGGGCAGACGGTCGCCTGGCGCTCGCCGACCGAGCTGGTCTTCATCGCCCGGCCGCGTCACGATCCGCCCGTCGCCATGCGGGTCGGCTTCAAGGTTCAGCAACGCGTGGAACGGTTGTGGCGCACGGCTGCGAGCGGCCATGGCACGAGCGCCGTCTACATCCCCAGCGGACAGGCCCGGCAGTCGCGGACCCGGGCCGAGCCCTCCACCCTGGTTGTTCTCGACGTTCCCACCGGGACGCCCCGGCGACTGGCCCGCGGGGAATGGTTCGACCTCAGGCTCTCGCCTGACGGCCGCCAGGCCGCCCTTCTGGAGGACGCCGAAGATCTTCAGCCCAGACCGGATCGCCCGGTCCGGGTCGGCGATCCCATCCGCCGACGGCGCCTCAACCTCGTGGCGCTCGAGAGCGGCGCCGTCAGAGACCCCCTGCCTGAGCAGGACCTGGCCATGTACCTGATGACCTGGTCGTCCGCCTCCAACGACCTGATCGTTTTCGGCCGTCCCCTAGGCGGCGACTTCGACGAGGACGGCCGATTCTGGACGGTGTCCCCAAACGGGCGCGCCAGGCCGCTCGAACTCGGTCCGCTGGCGCCCTGGGTGCAACGCACCTGGGACGGCGTCGCTATTCCCCTGGCGAGTTGGGACGGCGACCAGCCGATCATTCAGGCCCGAACCGCTGACGGCGCCCGGGTCTGGGCCCGCCCTCGCTCGACCTCATCGCCTCACATTCCAGTCAAGGAGCCCTCGGAGCGGATTGTGGACATTAGTGGACGCGCCGCCATTCAGCGCGCGGACGGGGTCTATCGCTTTGCGCCGGACGGCGCCTTGCTGGCGCGCGGGCAGCTTCGTGACCAGGGGCAGACTGCCGACATGGGCAACCCGGTGCGGTGGAATCCATCGCCTCGGGATATGGGAGCCCGCACCCTGATCGATCAGGCCTGCCTGTCACGGCTCGCCCGACCGGCCCCGGCCTGTCTGACGCCGATGGAACAGGACGAAACCATCCTCGCGGCCAGTCCGAACGCCGACTTCCTTGTCACCCGCCGAACGCAACAGGGCGGAAGCGAAGTTCGACTGAGGACGGCGGAGGGCGTCAAACCTCTCGTCGCGCTCAACAAGGACTGGCCCGACATCGACTGGGGGCGCGTAGTGCCTGTGCCCCACCCCGGGCTCAACGGTGAACCGCTGACGAGTTGGCTTCTCCTGCCTCCTGAGTCAGCCCCGGGCGCCCGTCCGCCAGTCGTGGTCGAGGTCTATCCCGGGACAGCCCCCCGCTCCGCCCCTTCGGCGCTCCTCCCCGGCGGGACCCGGTTGCAGAACAATCCAGGCGTGATCGCGGCGGCGGGCTACGCCGTCCTCATCGTCAGCCTCCCACTTGCGCCGGGTGAGAACCGCCCAGCTGCAAAGATCGCCGACCGCATACTGGTTGCGGTCGACGCCGCCGGCGACCTCGGCCTCGTCGATCCCAGGAGGATCGCCCTCATCGGTCACAGTTTCGGCGGCTACGGCGTTCTCAGCGCCGTGGCCCAAAGCGACCGCTTCAGCGCGGTCATCGCCTCAAACGGATATCCCGACCTGAGCCTCTCTATGCAGCTACCGCCCTTCTTCCGGGTGGCGCCCGAAGAAGGCGTTCCCGTGGGGCAGATGGTCGGGTGGGGCGAAACCGGACAGGCGTCGATCGGCGACTTCGCCACCTCGCCCGGAGCCTACGTCGAAGCCAGCCCCCTTTATCAGGCCGAGGCTATTCGCACCCCTGCCCTGCTGATCGAGTCCGACCTCGACACCCAACGCATGAGCACCCTCTTCAGCGCCCTTTACCGTCGCGATCGGGAAGCAGGTCTCGTGACCTATTTCGGCGAGGGCCACACCTACGCCAGCCCCGGCAATCTAAGAGACCTGCACGCACGCATCCTCGACTGGCTGACGCGATATCTCGGTCCGCCTTGA
- a CDS encoding TonB-dependent receptor: MRIGLGTTALSTALIACAAPAWAQGAEAVRRYDTPAGPLARTLTVFIEQSRLQILYPAALVEGRTSPGLKGEYGAEAGLAALLRDTGLSFRRTRPNVYVLFDPAARAELMDDQLTVVDDVVVTGSLIRGVGDGPSPVVSINRDQMDREGRATVAQLLAALPQNFGGTANEAAVNNGADRSGTNSTYANGVNLRGLGSDATLVLINGRRLAGTGAKGDFADVSTIPTSAIKRVDVLLDGASALYGADAVGGVVNIILRDDFDGAETRVRVGDTADGASGEYQFGQTFGRRWTTGNALLTYEYYDREALAGSERRLASDADLRWRGGTDRRQFYSNPGNIVVFDPASGGYLPAYAIPPGQTGAGLRPGDFLPGQVNLENHRAGVNVLPRQTRHSAYALMRQAFGDRLEISADARYGKRDYETVSFPISTLLTVTNANPWFVSPTGARSHTIAYSFQGEIPAPRISGEVESLGASIGGTLDLFADWRMDAYLAYSSEESRSAVDGALQSTYLREALGAIADNPATTFSAPRDGYLNPFGDGAVNSSAVLDFISSGYTRTHSRTEVGSANLQVSGSLLEMPGGRLRLAAGLSFRNETFERQATGFTSGLAPNVGTAIETDRQVSAAFGEVRIPFFGANNRRPGLERLELSLAARFEDYGDVGQTTSPKIGLVWDPVDTLRFKANYGRSFRAPALREVNDAPSASPSILPRGSQQILSMILYGGNPDLRPEEADTWTLGFEVRPNALPGLRIGVNGFRTDFENRIGQPALESILTALSDPALAPFVRTLNPANSEDLAAIQAILDLPTTGLRDQFPASSYGAIVDARYVNTARVQVQGADLNTGYSFSQGENDFDLGLNFTWLERFDAQPTPTSPTVSQMDRPNFPVGLRGRGSGSWSRGAWSVSPSVNFVNAYRNLVGKRIGSWTTADLTVRFAPEDGLLAGTGLTLTIQNLFDRDPPFYDAPEGVGYDAANANVLGRFVSLQLTRAW; encoded by the coding sequence ATGCGTATCGGTTTGGGGACGACAGCACTTTCAACGGCGCTCATCGCATGCGCTGCGCCCGCCTGGGCCCAGGGCGCGGAGGCTGTGCGACGCTATGATACGCCCGCCGGTCCCCTCGCCCGAACCCTGACTGTCTTCATCGAACAGAGCCGCCTCCAGATCCTCTATCCGGCGGCTCTGGTGGAAGGCCGAACTTCGCCGGGCCTGAAAGGCGAGTATGGCGCCGAAGCCGGTCTGGCCGCGCTTCTGCGCGATACCGGACTCAGCTTCCGGCGGACCCGGCCCAACGTCTATGTCCTCTTCGATCCGGCGGCGCGCGCGGAACTGATGGATGACCAACTGACCGTGGTGGACGACGTCGTCGTCACCGGAAGCCTGATCCGCGGCGTCGGCGACGGCCCTTCGCCCGTGGTCAGCATCAATCGAGACCAGATGGACCGGGAAGGCCGAGCCACGGTGGCCCAACTGCTCGCCGCCCTGCCGCAGAACTTCGGCGGGACCGCCAATGAGGCGGCGGTAAATAACGGAGCCGACCGGTCCGGGACCAACTCGACCTACGCCAACGGCGTCAACCTGCGCGGGCTGGGCAGCGACGCCACCCTGGTGCTGATCAATGGACGTCGTCTCGCAGGGACCGGCGCCAAGGGCGATTTCGCCGATGTTTCCACGATACCTACTTCAGCGATCAAACGGGTCGATGTCCTCCTCGACGGCGCCTCCGCCCTCTATGGCGCCGACGCCGTGGGCGGCGTCGTCAACATCATCCTGCGCGACGACTTTGACGGCGCGGAAACCCGGGTGCGGGTCGGCGACACCGCCGACGGCGCCAGCGGCGAGTATCAGTTCGGCCAGACCTTTGGCCGGCGCTGGACGACGGGCAACGCTCTGCTCACCTACGAATACTACGACCGCGAAGCCCTCGCCGGATCGGAGAGGCGGCTGGCCAGCGACGCCGATCTGAGATGGCGCGGCGGCACGGACCGTCGCCAGTTCTACAGCAACCCGGGAAACATCGTCGTCTTCGACCCCGCGAGCGGCGGCTATCTTCCGGCCTACGCCATTCCTCCCGGGCAAACCGGCGCAGGGCTGCGACCCGGCGACTTCCTGCCGGGCCAGGTCAATCTCGAGAACCACCGGGCCGGCGTGAACGTCCTGCCGCGGCAGACGCGTCACAGCGCCTACGCCCTGATGCGCCAGGCCTTCGGCGACCGCCTCGAGATTTCCGCCGACGCCCGCTACGGCAAGCGTGACTATGAGACCGTCTCCTTCCCCATCAGCACCCTGCTGACAGTGACCAACGCCAACCCCTGGTTCGTCTCACCGACGGGCGCCCGTTCGCACACGATCGCCTATTCCTTCCAGGGGGAGATTCCCGCGCCGCGCATCAGCGGCGAGGTCGAAAGCCTTGGCGCGAGCATCGGTGGAACGCTGGACCTGTTCGCAGACTGGCGCATGGACGCCTACCTCGCCTATTCCTCCGAGGAGAGCCGCAGCGCCGTCGACGGCGCCCTGCAGTCCACCTATCTGCGCGAGGCGCTCGGCGCGATCGCCGATAATCCCGCCACCACGTTCAGCGCGCCGCGAGACGGCTACCTCAACCCCTTCGGCGACGGCGCGGTCAACTCGTCCGCCGTCCTCGACTTCATCAGCTCCGGCTACACCCGCACCCACAGCCGGACGGAGGTGGGCTCAGCCAATCTCCAGGTCAGCGGTTCCCTTTTGGAGATGCCCGGCGGTCGGCTTCGTCTCGCGGCGGGGCTTTCCTTCCGCAACGAGACCTTCGAGCGCCAGGCCACCGGCTTCACCAGCGGCCTCGCTCCGAATGTCGGCACAGCGATCGAAACCGACCGACAGGTTTCGGCGGCCTTTGGCGAGGTCCGCATCCCCTTCTTCGGGGCCAACAACCGACGCCCAGGTCTCGAACGCCTTGAGCTCTCGTTGGCCGCGCGGTTCGAGGACTATGGCGACGTCGGTCAGACCACCAGCCCCAAGATCGGCCTGGTCTGGGATCCCGTGGACACGCTCCGTTTCAAGGCGAACTACGGCCGATCATTCCGGGCTCCGGCGCTGCGCGAGGTCAATGACGCGCCGAGCGCCAGTCCCTCCATTCTTCCGCGTGGTTCCCAACAGATCCTCTCCATGATCCTCTACGGCGGCAATCCGGACCTGCGTCCCGAAGAGGCGGACACCTGGACCTTAGGCTTCGAGGTTCGCCCGAACGCCCTTCCCGGCCTTCGCATCGGCGTGAACGGCTTCCGGACCGATTTCGAGAACCGGATCGGCCAGCCCGCCCTGGAGAGCATTCTCACAGCCCTGAGCGATCCCGCCCTGGCGCCCTTTGTCAGAACCCTGAACCCCGCTAACAGCGAGGACCTCGCCGCCATCCAGGCCATCCTCGACCTGCCGACCACCGGTCTGCGCGACCAATTCCCGGCCTCGTCCTACGGGGCCATCGTCGACGCCCGTTACGTCAACACGGCGCGGGTCCAGGTGCAGGGGGCCGACCTCAACACCGGCTACAGTTTCTCACAGGGCGAAAACGACTTCGATCTCGGTCTCAACTTCACCTGGCTCGAGCGCTTCGACGCCCAGCCGACGCCGACCTCGCCGACGGTCTCCCAGATGGATCGACCCAACTTCCCGGTCGGCCTGCGGGGCCGGGGCTCGGGATCCTGGTCGCGCGGCGCCTGGTCTGTCTCGCCGTCCGTCAACTTCGTCAACGCTTACCGGAACCTGGTGGGCAAGCGGATCGGCTCCTGGACGACCGCCGACCTGACGGTTCGCTTCGCCCCGGAAGACGGCCTTCTCGCAGGGACGGGCCTCACCCTCACGATACAGAACCTGTTTGATCGCGACCCACCCTTCTACGACGCCCCTGAAGGCGTGGGCTATGACGCCGCCAACGCCAATGTGCTCGGGCGCTTTGTTTCTCTGCAGCTGACGAGGGCCTGGTGA
- a CDS encoding FecR family protein gives MVVDNEGDVRRREAAAWFARLGQKRVSTADIQDFFVWRKDPANARAYERVDKAWNASRALADDPDIAALTAEALGQAPPQVRARHMVSRLWKPLTTGAVALAALGLAGTWAMNRPQSYATAVGEQHTLRLADGSKVILDTNSRVDVRLRADRRSVTLVSGQAFFDVEGDPGRPFVVTAGDTIVTAVGTRFDVRKLGQGARVTLIEGRVDVGTFDTPKPSWSLAPGQQVVTAQRRPEVRTVDASRETSWTTGRLTFAATPIREAVAEVSRYSDSRIELKDAGIAHIPVSGAFDAGDTEAFIAALSDLYGVTAVRRADGAIILEAPKS, from the coding sequence ATGGTGGTCGATAACGAAGGGGACGTTCGGCGGCGGGAAGCTGCGGCCTGGTTCGCCCGACTTGGCCAGAAGCGGGTGTCCACGGCGGACATCCAGGACTTCTTCGTCTGGCGCAAGGACCCCGCCAACGCCCGCGCCTATGAGCGGGTGGACAAGGCCTGGAATGCAAGCCGCGCGCTGGCTGACGATCCCGACATCGCCGCCCTCACGGCCGAAGCCCTCGGCCAGGCGCCGCCCCAGGTGCGGGCGCGCCATATGGTGTCGCGCCTTTGGAAGCCGCTCACGACCGGCGCCGTGGCGCTCGCCGCCCTGGGTCTGGCTGGAACCTGGGCGATGAACCGGCCACAGAGCTACGCTACCGCCGTCGGCGAGCAGCACACCCTTCGCCTGGCGGACGGATCGAAGGTCATTCTCGACACCAACAGCCGCGTGGATGTTCGCCTGCGCGCCGACCGCAGATCCGTGACCCTGGTTTCCGGCCAGGCCTTCTTCGACGTCGAAGGGGATCCTGGCAGGCCCTTCGTCGTCACCGCCGGCGACACGATCGTCACCGCCGTCGGCACGCGGTTCGACGTCCGCAAACTAGGCCAGGGCGCACGCGTCACCCTGATCGAAGGACGGGTCGACGTGGGGACTTTCGATACGCCGAAGCCGAGCTGGTCTCTGGCGCCGGGTCAGCAGGTGGTCACCGCCCAGCGCCGCCCCGAGGTCCGCACGGTCGACGCCTCGCGAGAAACCAGCTGGACCACCGGACGCCTCACCTTCGCCGCGACGCCCATCCGTGAAGCCGTCGCCGAAGTCAGCCGCTACAGCGACAGCCGGATCGAATTGAAGGACGCCGGCATCGCGCACATTCCGGTCAGCGGAGCCTTTGACGCGGGCGACACGGAAGCCTTCATCGCGGCCCTGTCGGACCTCTATGGCGTGACGGCCGTAAGACGCGCCGACGGCGCTATAATTCTCGAGGCGCCGAAGTCGTGA
- a CDS encoding RNA polymerase sigma factor produces the protein MSDVKELKSDAMEGLNALYRQYSRWLNGRLRAHVDPEQAADVVQETYLRAAPYSAGQIRHPRAFLLRIAMNVVRDESRRRKRRGPSEQITESLDLSEAASQVEVLMMKQVVLTMPPLYREVFVLSRFAGMSYPEIAAARGLSVKAVEWRMSKALQHCVEQLDG, from the coding sequence GTGAGCGACGTCAAAGAGTTGAAATCCGATGCGATGGAGGGCCTGAACGCCCTCTACCGTCAGTATTCGCGGTGGCTCAACGGCCGGCTGCGGGCGCACGTTGATCCAGAACAGGCCGCGGACGTGGTCCAGGAGACCTACCTGCGGGCCGCCCCCTATTCGGCGGGTCAGATCCGACACCCCCGCGCCTTTCTGTTGCGGATCGCCATGAACGTGGTTCGCGACGAAAGCCGCCGCCGCAAGAGGCGAGGTCCATCCGAACAGATTACCGAGAGCCTCGACCTCAGCGAAGCGGCCAGCCAGGTCGAGGTCCTGATGATGAAGCAGGTCGTGCTCACCATGCCGCCTCTCTACCGTGAAGTTTTCGTCCTGAGCCGTTTTGCCGGTATGAGCTATCCTGAGATCGCCGCCGCTCGCGGGCTGAGCGTGAAGGCGGTCGAGTGGCGCATGTCGAAGGCGTTGCAGCACTGCGTCGAGCAGTTGGACGGGTAG
- a CDS encoding response regulator transcription factor — translation MNANLNSLGGWVAKPELSPRELECLGWVSQGKSSTDIGTILGLSARTIDSYLEKAASKLGVRTRIEAVAIGVRRGLIEVD, via the coding sequence ATGAACGCCAACCTGAACAGCCTTGGCGGATGGGTCGCCAAACCCGAATTGAGTCCGCGTGAGCTGGAGTGTCTAGGCTGGGTCAGTCAGGGCAAGAGTTCGACGGATATAGGAACCATCCTGGGATTGTCCGCCCGCACGATCGACAGCTACCTCGAGAAGGCAGCCTCAAAATTAGGGGTTCGCACACGCATCGAGGCGGTCGCGATAGGCGTGAGGCGGGGGCTTATAGAGGTCGATTGA
- a CDS encoding DNA cytosine methyltransferase, translated as MPNFVSLFTGGGGLDLGLERAGWCGLFATDWDANAVASLKANQGRKIAPQRKAFNDAVVEQADIRALSGRHILERIGRSAGTIELLAGGPPCQSWSSAGHQLGFDDPRGKLVSDYLRIASDLDARWLLFENVRGLLTARGRDGQPGSALTEVREELLRRGWQTRVELLNAADYGVPQRRVRLILVGFRAGDAPVLPQPTHSNKHALDGLLPWVALADGLSSLSPLAPDEIIRPTGKLAEQLEHIPPGSGVKSPGKVETTRPGGHWGYKQGAFVTDPSLPARTVTASAQQDWIRDPRLGLRRLAPRECAALQTFPQDWVFDGKRADHYRLIGNAVPPVLAETIGASLLAHIEGSATLGKTAWTALQPLPTRLSSAIAYTRREELRNGHSRRSAGVRQSKIPAAGG; from the coding sequence ATGCCAAACTTTGTGTCGCTGTTCACGGGCGGCGGTGGTCTTGATTTGGGCCTAGAGCGCGCAGGGTGGTGTGGGCTGTTCGCGACAGACTGGGATGCCAATGCCGTCGCAAGTCTGAAGGCCAATCAGGGACGGAAGATCGCCCCCCAACGAAAGGCCTTCAACGACGCCGTGGTTGAACAGGCGGACATTCGTGCGCTCTCGGGTCGCCACATCCTTGAGCGTATTGGGCGCAGCGCCGGTACAATTGAACTATTAGCTGGGGGACCTCCCTGCCAGTCTTGGAGCAGCGCGGGCCATCAGCTCGGCTTCGATGATCCGCGGGGGAAGCTTGTCAGCGACTATCTGAGGATTGCCTCGGACTTGGACGCTCGGTGGCTGCTTTTCGAAAACGTTCGCGGCCTGCTGACCGCGAGGGGCCGGGATGGGCAGCCTGGAAGCGCTCTGACGGAAGTGCGCGAAGAACTGCTGCGTAGAGGCTGGCAAACCCGCGTGGAACTTCTCAATGCTGCAGATTACGGCGTCCCACAGCGCCGCGTGCGCCTTATTCTCGTGGGTTTCCGAGCCGGCGATGCGCCGGTGTTGCCGCAACCGACGCATAGCAACAAACACGCTCTGGACGGGCTGCTGCCGTGGGTCGCATTGGCCGACGGGTTGTCATCGCTATCGCCCCTGGCACCTGATGAGATCATCCGTCCGACGGGCAAACTGGCTGAGCAGCTGGAACACATCCCGCCAGGCTCGGGCGTGAAGAGCCCCGGCAAGGTGGAAACGACACGCCCCGGAGGTCATTGGGGTTACAAGCAGGGCGCCTTCGTCACGGATCCCAGCCTGCCGGCGCGAACCGTCACGGCAAGCGCCCAGCAGGATTGGATACGAGACCCGCGCCTTGGCCTTCGCCGACTGGCACCTCGCGAGTGTGCCGCGTTGCAGACTTTCCCGCAGGATTGGGTATTCGACGGCAAGCGCGCCGATCACTATCGATTGATCGGAAACGCCGTTCCTCCCGTCTTGGCGGAAACTATCGGCGCCAGCCTCCTGGCTCATATTGAAGGCAGCGCCACGCTCGGTAAAACGGCCTGGACGGCACTCCAGCCCTTACCGACCCGTTTATCGTCGGCGATTGCCTACACCCGGCGCGAGGAGCTTCGGAACGGGCACTCGCGACGCAGCGCCGGCGTTCGGCAGTCCAAAATCCCGGCCGCCGGAGGCTGA
- a CDS encoding XamI family restriction endonuclease translates to MSGRLDWDSANIVARKHVLSTLRETAYLTSLEAALVQSGRHMTVLRHLLAPPMSQDQFSLLCPRYVKSVEKTGRGMSPAVAGDVAACILEWRNRRITRWIDAQRQPRRVELEALIRSTAPLLSQQFVQTLRRNRLSAKQELEITTLLRRKGWTAKHGQLVSTLSDVPARHFLHKTRFATKTLPQEVDIACGLGGTVVLAMECKVTNDVTNSIKRINDILKKATAWQGHWGSFVQTAALLQGVVGYKDVSRLLAANVHVFWSHDLERFERWIDAHLTEAMPLTKAPQT, encoded by the coding sequence TTGAGCGGCCGTCTCGACTGGGACAGCGCCAATATCGTCGCCCGCAAGCATGTGCTGTCCACCCTGCGAGAGACGGCCTATTTGACGTCGCTAGAGGCGGCGCTTGTCCAGAGCGGTCGGCACATGACTGTGTTGCGGCACCTGCTGGCTCCGCCGATGAGCCAGGACCAGTTCTCGCTCCTCTGTCCGCGCTACGTAAAGTCTGTGGAGAAGACTGGGAGGGGGATGAGCCCGGCGGTAGCCGGAGACGTGGCCGCCTGTATCCTTGAGTGGCGGAACCGTCGGATCACCCGATGGATCGATGCCCAGCGCCAGCCGAGGCGGGTGGAGCTGGAAGCGCTTATCCGATCGACGGCGCCTTTGCTTAGTCAACAGTTTGTCCAGACCCTGCGACGCAACCGCCTGTCAGCTAAGCAGGAGCTTGAGATCACCACCCTTCTGCGACGCAAGGGGTGGACCGCCAAACACGGCCAACTCGTCTCAACGCTCTCGGATGTACCGGCTCGGCACTTTCTTCATAAGACTCGGTTCGCGACCAAAACGCTTCCCCAAGAGGTAGACATCGCGTGCGGATTGGGGGGGACTGTGGTTCTGGCGATGGAGTGCAAGGTCACGAACGACGTGACCAATTCGATCAAGCGGATCAATGACATATTGAAAAAGGCTACGGCGTGGCAGGGGCATTGGGGCTCGTTTGTGCAGACGGCGGCCCTGCTTCAGGGCGTCGTCGGCTATAAGGACGTGTCACGGCTTTTGGCCGCAAACGTGCATGTGTTCTGGTCTCATGATCTTGAGCGTTTTGAGCGCTGGATCGACGCCCATTTGACGGAGGCTATGCCGTTGACCAAGGCACCCCAGACGTGA